In the genome of Ziziphus jujuba cultivar Dongzao chromosome 10, ASM3175591v1, the window CTAAAGTTCTTCTCAATGAATGTATATTAAGACTGCTAGAAGTGTCTACCGCAACAGTCCAATTACTGGATCCAGCATAACGTTTATTTGATTTTACCTGCATCAAATAACATCAAAACACATTGAGTACATACTTAAACCaccataatatttttaatgtaaacTGAATATCTCGACATTACATCTTCAGGTACGTCCTCAAGGGTGTCAAAAACTGCATCTAGGGGATATACTTTTGTAATCTCCATTAAGGAACCATCAGGCAACCTGAAGTATCACACAATTCATTATCACAAGCTACCATCAATATTACCCAGCTAAAAACAATCAAAATCAGCTCTAACATCTTACACTCGTGATTCATCAAACTTTCCACGGCGTAAGCTGGATTCAAAAATGTTCAAagcctaaagagaaaaaagtttCCAAATCAATAAATGTCCTATTTCAAAGAATTAGagaaatattcttttattattattattattattattattattattattttaaaaaaaaggacaaacaaAAATACACAACCTCCTATACAACGAAAATTTACTTACAGGAACCCATGTGCCAACAAGAATTTCAGCTCCAGCAGCAGCAAGAGATTTTGCAATTGCCCAACCATATCCATTGTCATCGGCTACACCAGCAACAAATGCCCTCTTACCTACAAAAGGCACAGCTAAATTTAGTTAAAATCGTACACATAAGAAATTATCAAATTGGCTAATCGGCACTGGCCTACTTAATCCAGAAGGCATACATTGTAGGTGAGATGAAATTAAAAGACAAGTTGCCATGTTATGAGCTTTCCGTTACTAGGAggcaaaaggggaaaaaaaaaaaaaaaaaaatgccattcAGCTTCATAAAAAGAAGTGAAATGCGGGGGAAATAGGTGTAAACCGTGaaaagaaattggaaaaaaatactAACCTTTAAGATCAATGGGCAACCCGGGAACATGCTTCTTTTCACTAGCTTCAGCCACTGCCTTCGTGAGAAACTTATCAAATTTAACAGAAGATGATGTAAAGCTCCGTTGGAAAGACTGTATAGAAGATACATGACAGGCGCTAGAGAGCTTGGCCCATGATGACACTTTAGAACTGCCACGAAGCACTGCAGCACCTACTTTGAAAGCACTACGAGAATTGGAAATGCAAGGTCTTGCTGCTGCCATTTGCAGGCCAGAGGCTGCTTTTGTTGCCATCTTAAATAAATGTAATCTCACTGAGGAGAACTGAGATCTATATGACACATAGAAATCAGAGCTAAACTCCACAAAGATATGTTTAAAGTATAAGCatatcaaaattcataaaacaatattaaacgCCCTGCCATATTTACCCCTTTTTTTCCTGTAAATTTAGCACAATATTACTATATCGCACGCAATTCAGTTATCCAAAATAGACAAAGTGTAGAAATAATACTTAAacataagcttttttttttttatcggaAAGGAAGTCATGACAGAACATAGAAGTCATAGTCACGATAAACATATAGGTATATAATCTCATGCAATAGCAGCAAATAAGGCTTCCCATCTAGTTCacaatatttattcaattcttcTTCCAAAAGTCACATCCAAGTCTCAAATATCGTATTGCCAAATCATCGTCAAAAATCGTGACTTGCAACATGGTAGAAACAATTCAAACCGCTGGAAGCCTTTACTAGGCCCCAAGCACCTAAAATTCTAGAAGAAGACCACTAAACGAACCAAGAAATCTACGAAATTAAGCTAACCCATAACCATAACTAAAGATAGTAAAATCCACAGATGAAGCTAAACCCAGAAATACCATAACCgtcaaaccaaaataataacGCCAGACGGGTGATTAACCTAAACCCTGAACCAGTAGTTAAAAACCCACGAATCTGTCAATTAAGCGATATgcaaaacagaaattaaaaaacaacagTAAACCAGTCTAAGATTCATTACCAAATACCATAGCATATATAATGTACCCATTCCTTATAAAGCCCAAGCAGGTTACAGAAACAGTGAAGCACATCTATCGGTAAATACTAAAACCTCTAACACATAACATTTGACGCACAAAAACTCAGCTTGAAAAACAGGAAAAAAGAATGGGTAACAAAGAGGAATACAAATTTCTTACATTTCTGCTATAAGAAGCGCCAATGCGGAAAGCAGAAGCGGTGATAGAAGCtcgagaggaaaaaggggaGGTTACTCAGCTAATGTTTTTTATTCCTTCCCTATAGaaaagagagagtgagaaagagagagagcgagagtgTGTGAAACTGAAAAGGGTGCTGAAAAGATGTGAAGCTGTCGATGAAAACAACAATTTGGGTCTTATAGGGGCTGCAAAGGCGCTTAGGAAGTATCGAAGAAGCAAAAGCTCagatcggaaaaaaaaaaagcacttggAAAGTTTTATGCTTTATGTTTGGATCATAACGCCCATGAACTAAGAAAAACCCCTCGGCCTTGCAGCTCAGAGAGTTTTAAGTGGAGAAAGAGTTTGGTGTCCCGGTTATAGGTGGCCAGTTGGGTGCGAATTGTAAACTGTGAATGGCAGGGCCGGCTTGGGACTCCGGCTTGGTCATGGGCTCAACCTGAAACTGTGTAGGCCCAACAAATCTTTTTAGgttttaataacaaaataaacattTGGGAGCTTCTTTTTACAATaccacaaaaaacaaaaaaacaaaggccCAAAGCCACCGTCAATGCCCTAAAAACCCAATGAATCATGCTACTGGGCCTTTAAAATATAGGAATAAGGAGGccccttttattattaattttaagatGATAAGAtcgaatgcttttttttttttttgttgataaacGATAAGACAGAATGCCATGACTGAATGGACAATGGAGTTCATATTCATACCAAATatgcaattttattataaaccatacattttaccaaaaaatgtTGGTAGAGTGGCAAACGAATCTCTAACACAAGCAGAGAAGGGTTAAGTGACCCGTGTACGAATTgcctgtttgttttgttttgtcgaGGGGAAGCAGTGAATGGTGGTGCCCAAAACATGCACATGCACTTTCAGCACACAGTGCAACCCACCTTCCTCTTGGGTCCTCAATTTGTCACTTCAAATTGGATAAGTATCACATGAGAAACTATTTCATAGTCAACCTTTCAGATTTCTCGCTTGGAGTATTGTTCATATTATGTATGATTACTAAACCTTCTTTTCCCCTTATCATGCtaagacaaaataaaataaaattatagtagGGTATGGTAGTGATATAACTTCgtaacatttcaatcaaattgtgccaaaaaaaaaaaatggaagaaaaaagatatataaatattcagaAATAGGTATTTTGCAATGGCATTGTATATACCACTAAGTTAACaccatgaacttttttttttttttttccctcctttttggttgttgttgttgttgttaaggGGGAGTGCCTattgttcataaaaaaaaaaggtgtagtGCCTAATTTTGGTCGGTCCAATGATCAGCTAGCTAGCTAGACACGTCCTTATCTTTTGCCTTACCATTTACCTTAAATGgtctttataaataaattatgccttatataaaatttttcaatctttaattatatttgtactAGATTTTGCAAGTGGGTTCAGAATGATATTGTTTATCAAGGTTAAATTCTTTTTGGGTCGGAGTTTTTTAAGGTTAATTTAACTTGAGTAAAGTTGTTATCTAAATATAACTACATAAGGACTACTCGGCAACTAATATAACTCTATAACCATATTCTAAAATAAAGCTTAATCATCAACTGAAATATTTCCCACTCTGATTAAGATTTGGGAGGCCATTAATGTAAATTCTTTTTAGTACTCTACCACAAATTAAACACTCTGATTAATTCGTttataaattgttaaaattattttgtttaattcttAAAGCtgtaaaaaccaaataaaacgtCGCGGCTTTTAGCTAGCGTATGCATGTCCCACCGGCTGATAAATTTTCGAAGGTCCAAAATGAATATGACCCTCTTCATCATAATTACTTTTTTGTTGTCATATttgcacaaaataaaaaataaaaagaaaaaagaaaaaagtcaagGCACATTATAAACACGATGTCCTCAGCTTTTGCAGTctatatttaaatcatattaattatttatatgcttaaaaaaaataactatattgACATTTCGTTGCTATAGCAGTACTGTTTTGCTTTGATTCTTTGTAGTCTGTACTCACAGCTAGATCTAGCTCCTTCCTAAGCAAGTTTAATCTCTCAATGTACCTATTTTCCCAATCGGGAGagaaatataaattcaaaaagatCATGATATCACATTTATAGGGTTCCAAGCTAAAAATTATTCTAACAAGAGGAGTAATTCCATCATAAATTAACTTCTGACTGCATATAATTCGAGGACAAATACATAGCATCTGCATTTTATCGTATATGGTAGAATTTTCCTATCCTTCAACAGGTgagattttaataattaatataatatatgtatatataacgtCCTATAGCTATGTTAATATTGATACTGAAAATACAAAGTAAAATAGGTGAACTTGTACGATACGTTGGTTGCCTTACATCTCGTTTCCAGCTGATCTGTCTACATGGCGTGCTTTGGCCAATATGCGTTTTGGGACAGGCAGTTCTAGTAGCTCTATAAAGATTTGGAGTCGCTAATTAGGCACATATTATgtgttctaatatatatatatatatatatatattagaattaaTATGGTATATGGATTTAGATATTCATTaactcctttttttaatttaaaagagttttattatttagttccAGAGTCCCCTATCCATTCAAGATCTGTTCTATGCTAAATATACATACATGACCTTTATAAAGTTTGTATAATATGTTTTTAGTTTAGAAGATATTTTGTGGTGCAAAGAGGTTTGATCAAGGACAGCACTGtagatggtatatatatatatatagatagagagagagagagagagagagagaacggaAGAGACTAGAGAAGGAGTGATCTGAATAAGGTGGAAGACCATGCATATATGcattttattaattcaattcaGAAAATATGAGTCCACAAATGAAGTCAAATATATATGAAGTAGGTCATGGGTGGGAGACAGCTTATCTACTAATAACATAACTTAGAATAAGACGTTTTATCACATTTGATTCGTTAAGCCAGTAATGCACAGTATGTAACATGTATGGACCTGTccttatcatatttttattcaaatcaAGCTTTTCcacttatatacatatattactatttttattcaaaTCAAGCTTTTCcacttatatacatatattactaTTTTAATTCAAATCAAGCTTTTCcacttatatacatatattactaCTCTTCATAAGCATTCccacatattaaaattaatatatatatatatatgcatgttcaTATCTATGACGtactgtttaatttttttttgtatgtttgttgaaatttaattttagagATAAGTCATGCATAATGAGTTCTTGTGGTTTTCAACAGCTTAATGGGACATTTGAAATGATATAACATTGATAAATCCCCTGTTTTCAAATTtgtcaaattaatatttgtatccACAACCAGTCGATTCCTTAAAGAATCTCAAGATTGGATTCTCTGAAAGAATTTTGATCTTTCTACTGAATAATATAGTATACATGTTGATTAATTGAAGACCAACTACCaacttttcaccaaaaaaataataataataataataaataaaataaaagaccaATTACTATTAGTATTCATCATTATCCAGTTAgtcaataattatcaatttgagTTCACAACAGAAATCAACAAACAGAACTCTGCCAACTGACTGAGTCTTGTAGCAGCTGGCACTGTACAtagtttgttaaatatttacgtaatattatttggattgtcGATTAATTACCAAACAAATGCATAAGGGGAcaaatatttctatatttttttatggaaactATTACTCTTTCCAATATCTCTATTGTAGATCGGTTTtgacccaaataaataaataaataattttggattACTCAAAACCAATtagaaaacaaacaagaaaacaagaaagaaattaatcaatacttgatattttaaatagatccaataataaatatttaacaacCTTAAGACTAAGCAATCAACTCCAAACTAATGCATGTGAACTATCATACACATCCGAGAGAGGCTAGCTTTATAGCTCCCTCCGAGAAAGCAAGTGTAGTCTTaattgaaaaacagaaaaatccaacagagaaggaaaaacaaaataaaataagaaacttGAATTGAATTTAATTGCAATGAATTGAATAATGCTACAGTCGattaataaagtaaataaaaatcagtTGATCCGTACACCAAATAGCCTAAACCCTTTATCCTCCTCATTAGAAACCTGTACAGCAGCTGCTTCCTTGTATTTACATTGAAGATCACCAGCAGCAGCTTTACTGTCAAATTTGATGCAGCTGTTTCCTCCAAATTTATGCCCCAACATTAATCCCACATGATTCTCcacctcttcctcctcctcctcatctTCCTCCTCAAAACATTTGTTGCTTTCATGAATGTTATGATCACGATGATCATCCCCAACATTATTAATATTGCTATGATTATGGCTAACATCGATTAAGCAAAATGCTTGGCCAGCTTTTTTGTCCCCAGTATGATCATTATTGGACTCGCACGTGTAAAACGTGACAACATCATTTGCCTTCAAATTCTTTTCCTTCACAAATCGATTCCAACCCCTCGTGAACACGAAACTCTGGCTGCTTCTCCAATAGCAGTAGCGAAATTTCCATGTCCTCATGAGCTTGTCATAGAATACTAGCTCTATGTCATCCAGAACCATATTCTCatccaaattttcacaaatataTGGGAAATACTTGACCGCATATTTCTTGGGAATCACTAGCCTATTCAGTTTTCCAACATCGCTGGGTGTCAATTCCTTCTGGAACAGCTGCTTGCACATGTACTGTGTGTCCCCATGAACCTTCACTTTGTTGACACTTATATCGATTTGCTTGCTCTTAGATTGAGTCCTCATGACAAAGTCCGCGAATTTAGAGGGATAAGAACCGTCCTTGATCATGTTGAGAA includes:
- the LOC107412643 gene encoding AP2/ERF and B3 domain-containing transcription factor At1g50680; protein product: MNNNIAAAAETSDSNDTIYANIHQNKRARLDANAESSFGKFKGVVPQQNGHWGAQIYANHQRIWLGTFKSETTAAMAYDSAAIKLRSGDTHRNFPWTSLTLQEPYFQNHYSTEAILNMIKDGSYPSKFADFVMRTQSKSKQIDISVNKVKVHGDTQYMCKQLFQKELTPSDVGKLNRLVIPKKYAVKYFPYICENLDENMVLDDIELVFYDKLMRTWKFRYCYWRSSQSFVFTRGWNRFVKEKNLKANDVVTFYTCESNNDHTGDKKAGQAFCLIDVSHNHSNINNVGDDHRDHNIHESNKCFEEEDEEEEEEVENHVGLMLGHKFGGNSCIKFDSKAAAGDLQCKYKEAAAVQVSNEEDKGFRLFGVRIN